CAGCTCGGAACTGATTCATACCTGGTCCGATTTGGCCGGTTTAACCTACGACGGTTATGATGCAGCACGTGCCGTCACCAGCCCGCAGTTTGTTGAAGCCACGCGCTGGATCGGTAACCCGTATCAGAAAGATGCCCTGAAGGATTACGACACTCTCCCCTACGGTGAGCAAACAGGTAATCAGTAACCCTTTTAGTTCATAATGCAAAAAGCCCCGCTCATTTTGAGCGGGGCTTTTTATTCGCGCCTGACTTACTGCGCGGGACGCACGCCTAAGGTATGGCAAATCGCGTAACTCATCTCTGCGCGGTTAAGCGTGTAGAAATGGAAATCCTTAACCCCTTCACGGCTTAAAATCTTCACCATATCCATGGCGATATTGGCCCCAACCAGCTGCCGGGTTTCCGCGTCGTTATCTAACCCTTCAAACATTTGCGCCATCCACGACGGGATACGCACGTTGGTCATGTCGGCAAATTTCTTCGCCTGCCTGAAGTTAGAAACCGGCAGGATACCGGGAATAATCTCGACATCAATCCCGGTAGCCGCGCAGCGATCGCGGAAACGAAGATAGCTTTCGACATCGAAGAAGAATTGAGTAATCGCACGATTAGCACCAGCTTCGATTTTACGACGCAGGTTGAGTAAATCCGCCTGGGCGCTTTTGGCTTCAGGGTGTACTTCCGGGTAAGCGGCAACGGAAATATCAAAGTCACCCACCTCCTTCAGCAAAGTCACCAGGTCGGCAGCATACATATCCGGTTTACCGCTGTCAGGCGGCAGATCGCCGCGCAGCGCAACAATATGGCGGATGCCGTTGTTCCAGTAGTCCTGCGCAATCGCGCGTAGCTCATCTGGGGTAGCGTCAACACAGGTCAGGTGCGGGGCTGCCTCCAGACCGGTGCGGTCTTTAATACCTTTGATAATGCTGTGGGTGCGGTCACGCTCGCCAGAGTTTGCGCCATAGGTGACGGAGACGAACTTAGGCTTCAGGATGCTCAGCCTGTCGATGGATTTCCACAGGGTCTGTTCCATTTCACTGGTACGCGGCGGGAAAAACTCAAAGGAAACGTTAATATGCCCGGCGACTTCGGCCAGACTCTGGTTCAGCGCTTCCCGCTGGTTGGCGTGAAAAAAGCTCATACCCTTACCTCATCAATCGCATCGTTATCGTGTGGTGTTTATCGCTACCCAGACGTTTAGACGTCCAGATGGAAAGATGACGGAAAACCCCCGAGACGTCAATAAAAATATCACCACAAAAAGTGGAGGAATTCTCACGCAACGTGAATTTTTTTCAGGACAGTAGAAAGGAGGGGAGCAGGAAAACGCACTCTCTCCCGGGCGGAAGAGAGTGCGGAAAAGAGAGCTACAGCAGCTGTGCCAGGCGGTTCAGATCGGACTGAATAGCCCCGGCCGTCACGTCACGGCCGGCACCCGGTCCGCGAATCACCAGCGGGTTATCACGGTACCAGCGGCTTTCTATCGCAAAGACGTTATCGCACGGGAGTAATGCGGCAAGCGGATGCTCTGCACGCACGGCCTCAACCCCAACGCGCGCCTTGCCGTTGGCATCAAAACGCGCCACGTAACGCAGCACCAGCCCCATTTCCTGTGCGGCCTCCAGCCGCTGAAGCATTTGCTCGTTCAGCTCATCGCCATTTTCGAAGAAATGATCAATCGAGCCGCCTTCACAGCCCGGAGGCACCAGAGACTCCACACGCACCTGATCCGGCTCAATGTCATAACCCGCTTCGCGGGCAAGGATCACCAGCTTACGCATCACGTCTTTGCCAGAAAGGTCAACGCGGGGATCGGGCTCGGTCAGCCCCTGCTGCCAGGCCTGATCGACCAGCTCGGTGAACGGTACCGTGCCGTCAAACTGCAGGAACAGCCACGAGAGCGTACCGGAGAAAATACCGCTAATCGCCAGAATAGCGTCACCGCTATCGCGCAGGTCACGCACCGTGTGGTTAACCGGCAGCCCGGCGCCCACGGTCGCGTTGTACAGCCAGTGGCGCCCCGTTTTCTCGAACGCATCACGAATCTGGCGGTACTTATGGCCATTTCCTGCCCCTGCCAGCTTGTTGGCGCTGATCACGTGGAAACCATGGCTGGCGAAGTCGAGATACTGATCCGCAAGCTGCTCGCTGGCGGTCACGTCCAGCACCACTAAATCATCATAAGGGTGGGCACGCATCCACAGGAACAGCGACTCTTCATCCTGCTGGACGGCCTCATCATTGAAGAAGGCCAGCGCACGGCTGGCATCAAGGCCTTCATAGTTCAGCAGGCTACGGCTGCTATCGACCACGCCGGCCAGCACAAACTCAAAGCCGGTACGGGCAGAGAGAATCTCCTGCTCACGGGCAAAGAGCTCAAGCCAGCGGGAGCCGATATTGCCTTTTCCAAACAGCATCAGGCCAATGCGCTTTTCGGCACGAAACAGCGATTTGTGCAGCCCCTGGATCAGGCTCTCCGTTGGGCCCACGCGCAGGACGGCCACAAGGCTGATGCCGTCTTCCGACTGCCAGATAAACTCAACGGGATGATCTTTTAGCTGCTGCCAGAAGCGGTGGCTGTGCAGCGGGTTACGGCAGACGCCCGCCCCGACCATTGCCACCAGCGCAAGCCCTTCACGCAGGCGTAGCTCTCCCTGCATGCCGGCTTCCTGGAGCATAAGCAGCACGCTACTTGCAACCTCCGAGGTGTAGCAAAGCTGCAGCAGATTACGATCCGGATGAACGCCAATCGACAGCGGACGCACCTGGCCACGCTTGAGGATCAGATCCAACTCTTTTTGCGCCAGCTTGAAGTCCTGATGCGACGGTACCTGATACTCAATCAGGCAGACATCGTCGTGACTGGTCACAATACGTGCCCCGGTACCGGAGGCCAGCACACGCTCAATTCGCGTGGAGCCCTGCTCTGGCGAATAGCTACAGCGGAGCTGAAGGTCAATATCGCTGCCGGATACGGGTTGTAAGGTACGGGCGTGCAGAACCGGCGCGGCCAGACGAGCCAGTTCGCTGGCTTCATCGAGGCGCAGCAGCGGCAGCAGGCAGGCATCTTTAACCTTACGCGGGTCTGCACTGTAAACCCCGGCAACGTCACTCCAGATAGTCACACGAGAAACCCCAGCCAGCGCGCCTATTTGCGTAGCCGAGTAGTCGGAACCGTTACGGCCCAGCAGCACGGTTTCACCCGCCTCGTTGCTGCAGATGAAGCCGGTCACGACCAGACGTTTATTGGGATGTTGAGCAAGCAGGTTTTGCAGCAGCGGCCAGGAACGACCTTCATCAACCTGCGGCTGAGCCGCACGTTCGGCACGCATAAAATCGCGGGCGTCCAGCCATGCGGCTTCAACGCCCTGATGATTCAGCACAGCAGACATCAGACGCGCCGACCAAATCTCGCCATGCCCAACGACTTCGGCATAAACTGCATCGGTCATTTTGCCGTCCAGCAGGCCGGCAAGGCGTTCAAGGTCGCGGATAAAATCAGCTATCAGGCCATCGGCCCTCTCCGGCGGCAGCAGGCCACCAATAAGGTCACTCTGATAGCGGCGCAGCGTTTGCTGCACCTGATGGGCGGAAAGTCTGTCACTCTGGCTCAATTTGAGCCAGTTTATCAACTGGTTAGTGGTACTCCCGGCGGCCGAAACCACCATCATGTCACCCGGTCTGGAATACTCGGTCATGATACCCGCCACGCGCAGGTAACATTTCACATCGGCAAGACTGCTGCCGCCAAACTTGTGCAGTTGACGAACCGGCGTCCCTGCTGGTGCTGAAACACTCATGCTTACCCCTCGGCAGCGACCCGGAAGGCATTTTCCAGATCGGCAATTAAATCTTCACTATCTTCTATACCTGTTGAAACACGTAGCAGCGTCTCAGAAATACCGGCGGCGGCACGCGCCTCCGGAGCCATGCCCGCATGGGTCATGGTAGCGGCGTGAGAAATCAAACTTTCAACGCCCCCCAGCGATTCCGCCAGGGTAAATAGCGACAGCGCACCCAGGAAACGACGCAGGGTTTGCTCGTCGCCGTCCAGCTCAAAACTCAGCATCGCGCCAAAACCTTTTTGCTGGCGCGCGGCAATTTCGTGGCCCTGGTTTTCCGGCAGTGAAGGATGATACAGCTTTTTCACCAACGGTTGCTGTTTGAGGAACGCCACAATCGCCTGAGCATTGCGCTGAGCCACTTCCATTCGCGGCGACAGGGTGCGCAGGCCGCGCAGCAGCAGATAGCTGTCAAATGCGCTGCCGGTGACGCCAATATTATTTGCCCACCATGCCAGCTCGGTGACGGTCGCCGGATCCTTCGCAATCACCACACCCGCCACCACGTCCGAGTGGCCGTTGAGGTATTTGGTGCAAGAGTGCAGGACCAGGTCAGCCCCCAGCGCCAGCGGATTTTGCAGCGCCGGGCTCAGGAAGGTGTTGTCGACAACGCTAATCGCCCCGGCCTCACGCGCAGCAGAGCAGATTTTCGCAATATCCACGACGCGCAACAATGGGTTACTCGGACTTTCTACCAGTACCAGCTTAGGTTTTTCTGCCAGAGCAGATTTTAAAGCTTCTTCATCGTTCTGATCGACGAATAAAACGCGATAGGCCCCACGTTTGGCAAGACTATCGAACAGGCGATAGCTACCGCCATAGCAGTCGTGAGGCGCTACCAGCAGGTCGCCAGGCTTCAGGAAAACGGTGGTCACCAGGTGGATCGCCGACATCCCGGTATTGGTCAACACCGCGCCCGCACCGCCTTCCAGCTCCGCCAGCGCACGCTGCACAACATCACGCGTGGGGTTACCGCGCCGCGAATAGTCATGGGCGCGCGGCTCGTTGAAGCCGGTAAAGTTATAGGTGCTGGACAGGTGGATAGGTGGAACGACGCAGCCG
This region of Cedecea lapagei genomic DNA includes:
- the metF gene encoding methylenetetrahydrofolate reductase, producing the protein MSFFHANQREALNQSLAEVAGHINVSFEFFPPRTSEMEQTLWKSIDRLSILKPKFVSVTYGANSGERDRTHSIIKGIKDRTGLEAAPHLTCVDATPDELRAIAQDYWNNGIRHIVALRGDLPPDSGKPDMYAADLVTLLKEVGDFDISVAAYPEVHPEAKSAQADLLNLRRKIEAGANRAITQFFFDVESYLRFRDRCAATGIDVEIIPGILPVSNFRQAKKFADMTNVRIPSWMAQMFEGLDNDAETRQLVGANIAMDMVKILSREGVKDFHFYTLNRAEMSYAICHTLGVRPAQ
- a CDS encoding bifunctional aspartate kinase/homoserine dehydrogenase II yields the protein MSVSAPAGTPVRQLHKFGGSSLADVKCYLRVAGIMTEYSRPGDMMVVSAAGSTTNQLINWLKLSQSDRLSAHQVQQTLRRYQSDLIGGLLPPERADGLIADFIRDLERLAGLLDGKMTDAVYAEVVGHGEIWSARLMSAVLNHQGVEAAWLDARDFMRAERAAQPQVDEGRSWPLLQNLLAQHPNKRLVVTGFICSNEAGETVLLGRNGSDYSATQIGALAGVSRVTIWSDVAGVYSADPRKVKDACLLPLLRLDEASELARLAAPVLHARTLQPVSGSDIDLQLRCSYSPEQGSTRIERVLASGTGARIVTSHDDVCLIEYQVPSHQDFKLAQKELDLILKRGQVRPLSIGVHPDRNLLQLCYTSEVASSVLLMLQEAGMQGELRLREGLALVAMVGAGVCRNPLHSHRFWQQLKDHPVEFIWQSEDGISLVAVLRVGPTESLIQGLHKSLFRAEKRIGLMLFGKGNIGSRWLELFAREQEILSARTGFEFVLAGVVDSSRSLLNYEGLDASRALAFFNDEAVQQDEESLFLWMRAHPYDDLVVLDVTASEQLADQYLDFASHGFHVISANKLAGAGNGHKYRQIRDAFEKTGRHWLYNATVGAGLPVNHTVRDLRDSGDAILAISGIFSGTLSWLFLQFDGTVPFTELVDQAWQQGLTEPDPRVDLSGKDVMRKLVILAREAGYDIEPDQVRVESLVPPGCEGGSIDHFFENGDELNEQMLQRLEAAQEMGLVLRYVARFDANGKARVGVEAVRAEHPLAALLPCDNVFAIESRWYRDNPLVIRGPGAGRDVTAGAIQSDLNRLAQLL
- the metB gene encoding cystathionine gamma-synthase, whose product is MTRKQATIAVRSGLNDDEQYGCVVPPIHLSSTYNFTGFNEPRAHDYSRRGNPTRDVVQRALAELEGGAGAVLTNTGMSAIHLVTTVFLKPGDLLVAPHDCYGGSYRLFDSLAKRGAYRVLFVDQNDEEALKSALAEKPKLVLVESPSNPLLRVVDIAKICSAAREAGAISVVDNTFLSPALQNPLALGADLVLHSCTKYLNGHSDVVAGVVIAKDPATVTELAWWANNIGVTGSAFDSYLLLRGLRTLSPRMEVAQRNAQAIVAFLKQQPLVKKLYHPSLPENQGHEIAARQQKGFGAMLSFELDGDEQTLRRFLGALSLFTLAESLGGVESLISHAATMTHAGMAPEARAAAGISETLLRVSTGIEDSEDLIADLENAFRVAAEG